One window of Nitrososphaerota archaeon genomic DNA carries:
- a CDS encoding DNA-directed RNA polymerase subunit H codes for MSEKSKIELRVSSHIYVPTHEIVPEESIGEILKKYNAKLEQFPYILVSDPAVKEIAGRPGDLIRISRKSPTAGEMQYYRFVVEG; via the coding sequence ATGAGTGAGAAGTCTAAAATAGAGCTAAGAGTATCGAGTCATATCTATGTTCCAACACATGAAATAGTCCCAGAGGAAAGCATAGGCGAGATTCTGAAAAAGTACAATGCGAAGCTTGAACAGTTCCCATATATTCTTGTCTCAGACCCTGCAGTAAAGGAAATTGCAGGAAGGCCAGGAGATCTGATCAGAATTTCACGAAAGAGCCCCACTGCGGGAGAAATGCAATACTATAGGTTCGTCGTGGAAGGTTAG